One window from the genome of Bdellovibrionales bacterium encodes:
- a CDS encoding class II glutamine amidotransferase: protein MCQLLAMNCNVPTDICFSFTGFQARGGLTDDHKDGWGIAFFEGKAVRQFLDSKASIHSPVAEFIKAYPIHSKNVIAHIRKATQGAVSLENTHPFMRELWGRYWIFAHNGNVPDFKPKLDGRFTPVGNTDSERAFCWIMQEFHHRHGGTMPATEVLFETLAELTKEIGQHGEFNFLFSNGDQLFAHCSMANKLSYIIRKAPFPTAHLKDRDVKVDFNSVTSSNDQVVIIATAPLTDNEAWVHLEPGTLWLFQEGGPQGHRKTVIGHRVATKCVP, encoded by the coding sequence ATGTGCCAACTTCTTGCAATGAATTGCAATGTGCCAACAGATATTTGTTTTTCGTTCACCGGTTTTCAAGCGCGCGGTGGTCTCACTGACGATCATAAAGATGGGTGGGGAATCGCCTTCTTCGAAGGCAAAGCCGTTCGACAGTTTTTGGATTCGAAAGCATCGATTCATTCTCCGGTAGCCGAGTTCATCAAGGCGTATCCGATTCATTCAAAGAATGTCATTGCTCATATTCGCAAGGCCACACAGGGGGCGGTGAGTTTAGAAAACACTCATCCTTTCATGCGCGAGCTTTGGGGGCGTTATTGGATTTTTGCCCACAATGGAAATGTGCCGGATTTCAAACCGAAACTCGATGGTCGGTTTACTCCGGTGGGTAATACAGATAGTGAGCGCGCGTTCTGCTGGATCATGCAGGAGTTCCACCACCGCCATGGCGGTACAATGCCAGCGACAGAAGTTCTCTTTGAAACTCTCGCGGAACTTACCAAGGAAATCGGTCAGCACGGCGAGTTTAATTTTCTTTTCTCGAATGGCGATCAGCTTTTTGCTCATTGCTCGATGGCGAATAAGCTTTCTTATATTATTCGCAAAGCTCCATTCCCGACGGCGCACCTTAAAGATCGCGACGTCAAAGTGGATTTTAACTCGGTAACTTCTTCTAACGACCAAGTGGTGATTATTGCGACCGCTCCGCTGACGGATAACGAAGCGTGGGTTCACCTTGAGCCGGGAACATTGTGGCTCTTTCAAGAAGGTGGACCGCAAGGACATCGCAAAACTGTTATAGGCCATAGAGTTGCTACGAAATGCGTACCTTAA
- a CDS encoding methylcrotonoyl-CoA carboxylase, with the protein MEVIESLVDSNSADFKANTEAMMGHVGQWRSRIDQVKLGGGEEAMKKHKSRGKLTARERIEALLDPASAFLEFSTLAAWEMYDNSAPAAGVITGIGVIHGTECVIVANDATVKGGTYFPMTVKKHLRAQEIAMENGLPCIYLVDSGGAFLPLQAEVFPDRDHFGRIFYNQARMSAQNIPQISVVMGSCTAGGAYVPAMSDENVIVKDNGTIFLGGPPLVKAATGEVVDAQALGGAKVHCEVSGVTDHFAEDDQHAIEITRSIVAHLNHRRKVTMKTLPVVEPLYDAKEIYGVIPKDSRIPFDVREVIARIVDGSKFHEFKPLYGKTLVTGFAHIWGMPVGIIANNGVLFSESSLKAAHFIELCEQREVPLIFLQNITGFMVGQKYENEGIAKHGAKMVMAVSNARVPKFTVVIGGSYGAGNYGMCGRAFQPRQLWMWPNARISVMGGEQASNVLLTVKMDQIAAKGQTMTPEQQAEFKRPTLEKYDHESSAYYSSARIWDDGIIDPADTRRVLALGIAASLNKEWGPQVQGVFRM; encoded by the coding sequence GTGGAAGTAATTGAGAGCCTTGTTGATAGTAACTCCGCCGATTTTAAGGCTAATACCGAAGCTATGATGGGCCATGTGGGCCAATGGCGCTCTCGCATCGACCAAGTGAAGTTGGGCGGTGGCGAAGAGGCAATGAAAAAACACAAATCCCGTGGCAAGCTGACAGCGCGTGAGCGTATCGAAGCATTGCTGGATCCAGCGTCAGCGTTTCTTGAGTTCTCGACTCTGGCGGCGTGGGAGATGTACGACAATTCGGCTCCGGCTGCGGGTGTGATCACGGGGATTGGTGTGATTCACGGCACTGAGTGTGTGATCGTGGCTAACGATGCGACTGTAAAGGGTGGAACTTACTTCCCAATGACAGTAAAGAAGCATCTTCGTGCGCAAGAGATTGCGATGGAAAACGGTTTGCCTTGTATTTATCTCGTTGATTCTGGTGGCGCGTTCTTGCCACTTCAGGCAGAAGTGTTTCCAGACCGCGATCATTTCGGCAGAATTTTTTATAACCAAGCTCGCATGAGTGCGCAGAACATTCCGCAGATCTCTGTGGTCATGGGTTCTTGCACAGCGGGGGGCGCTTACGTTCCAGCGATGAGCGATGAGAACGTCATCGTCAAAGACAACGGCACGATCTTCTTGGGTGGCCCGCCACTCGTGAAGGCGGCTACCGGTGAAGTAGTGGATGCTCAGGCTTTGGGTGGCGCGAAAGTTCACTGTGAAGTCAGCGGCGTCACAGATCATTTTGCTGAGGACGATCAGCATGCCATTGAAATCACTCGTTCGATCGTGGCGCACTTGAATCATCGCCGTAAGGTGACGATGAAAACGTTGCCAGTGGTTGAGCCTTTGTATGACGCCAAAGAAATCTATGGCGTGATTCCAAAAGATTCACGCATTCCTTTTGACGTGCGTGAAGTGATCGCGCGTATCGTGGATGGTTCTAAGTTCCACGAGTTTAAACCTCTGTACGGAAAAACTTTGGTGACTGGCTTTGCTCACATTTGGGGGATGCCAGTGGGAATCATCGCCAACAATGGCGTACTGTTCAGCGAAAGTTCTTTGAAGGCGGCTCATTTTATTGAGTTGTGCGAACAGCGCGAAGTGCCTTTGATCTTCTTGCAAAACATCACCGGCTTCATGGTCGGTCAGAAATACGAAAACGAAGGGATTGCGAAGCACGGCGCGAAAATGGTTATGGCCGTTTCAAATGCACGTGTTCCGAAATTCACGGTTGTGATCGGTGGCTCTTATGGCGCCGGTAACTACGGAATGTGCGGTCGCGCGTTCCAGCCTCGCCAGTTATGGATGTGGCCGAATGCTCGTATTAGCGTCATGGGCGGTGAGCAGGCTTCGAATGTTTTGCTCACAGTGAAGATGGATCAAATCGCGGCCAAGGGTCAGACAATGACGCCAGAGCAGCAAGCTGAGTTCAAACGTCCGACTTTGGAAAAATACGATCACGAAAGCTCTGCTTATTATTCTTCAGCCCGTATTTGGGATGATGGCATTATCGATCCTGCGGATACTCGCCGCGTTTTGGCTCTCGGTATTGCTGCGAGCTTGAACAAAGAATGGGGCCCGCAAGTTCAGGGCGTCTTCAGGATGTAA
- a CDS encoding DUF4442 domain-containing protein, giving the protein MLSTLRKNLEKNLKDRGLSLRPTDLAALVEGVAPKSTRTALSYALDFLRPFSAGMGFRITRLSDRHVELVVPARKRNQDDEGRIHEGALLTGALEAARLLWLRHAPLGEFHVHMSRTQFHVVQDYTGDVRVRMELPEIQCETVLAQIRAHQRAETEVTLHFFDEKEKSVAEATMTLQLKHIPGLNAP; this is encoded by the coding sequence ATGCTTTCAACACTCCGTAAAAATCTTGAGAAAAATCTCAAAGACCGCGGGCTCAGTTTACGGCCGACGGATTTGGCGGCACTTGTCGAAGGTGTTGCGCCGAAATCTACACGAACGGCTTTGAGCTATGCGCTGGATTTCTTGCGTCCGTTCTCTGCCGGGATGGGTTTCCGTATTACGCGCTTGTCTGACCGCCATGTCGAGCTGGTTGTTCCAGCTCGTAAACGCAATCAAGACGATGAAGGCCGGATTCATGAAGGGGCTTTGTTGACCGGAGCGCTCGAAGCGGCGCGCTTGCTGTGGCTTCGCCATGCGCCGCTTGGTGAATTCCATGTGCACATGTCCCGCACTCAGTTTCATGTTGTGCAGGATTACACTGGCGATGTGCGTGTTCGCATGGAGCTGCCTGAGATTCAGTGTGAGACCGTGCTTGCGCAAATCCGCGCTCACCAAAGAGCAGAGACAGAAGTAACTTTGCACTTCTTTGATGAAAAAGAAAAATCTGTGGCTGAAGCCACAATGACTTTGCAGTTGAAACATATTCCCGGATTGAATGCACCCTAA
- a CDS encoding GFA family protein yields the protein MKTISGSCLCEKVQYTISSSPLSQGICYCQQCQRASGSLGSPMMVLPKSSFSCSTELAFYETTSARGSTVKRYFCKDCGSHVYAEISDAPEIVTVKVATLSDLSIFTPQYLVWTENMGAKHTLLAGVPAFEQNAPLEMVLGLKTTEL from the coding sequence ATGAAAACCATTTCCGGAAGCTGTTTGTGCGAAAAGGTGCAGTATACGATTTCCTCTTCGCCGCTTTCCCAAGGGATTTGCTATTGTCAGCAATGCCAAAGAGCCAGCGGCTCGCTTGGTAGTCCGATGATGGTTCTTCCGAAATCGTCTTTCTCATGCTCGACAGAGCTGGCTTTTTACGAGACCACATCGGCGCGCGGATCCACGGTGAAGCGGTATTTTTGCAAAGACTGTGGCAGCCATGTCTACGCGGAAATATCTGATGCTCCGGAAATTGTAACTGTTAAAGTGGCGACGCTGAGTGATTTAAGTATTTTCACGCCACAGTATCTTGTTTGGACTGAGAATATGGGAGCAAAACATACTTTGCTTGCGGGCGTGCCGGCTTTCGAGCAAAACGCGCCTCTTGAGATGGTCTTGGGTCTGAAAACTACTGAACTTTGA
- a CDS encoding hydroxymethylglutaryl-CoA lyase encodes MAAKKVTIVEMALRDGLQNEKVVLPTDARLEILKHLLDIGSRRIEVGAFVSPQWVPQMAGSMEVTTAAMKMKTPKGTEFSVLVPNEKGMLMAIESGVKEVAIFAAASESFSKKNINCTIDESFERFKPVMALAKKHKIKVRGYLSTCFGCPFEGKVSEAKVVQLAKRLHQLGCYEISIGDTIGVANPAQVQSVFKKLKKAIPVKKLAAHFHDTRGTALANILEAYELGVTVFDASMGGLGGCPYAPGAAGNVSTEDVAYMFHGMGVKTGLDIEKMVAIYPWLTEKIQHTLSTKVGKVGFLKPLGKVQ; translated from the coding sequence ATGGCAGCGAAAAAAGTGACGATAGTAGAAATGGCTCTGCGGGATGGATTGCAAAACGAGAAAGTCGTTTTGCCAACGGACGCACGTTTGGAAATCCTGAAGCACCTGTTGGATATTGGTTCTCGCCGTATTGAGGTGGGTGCCTTCGTATCACCACAATGGGTTCCGCAAATGGCGGGTTCTATGGAAGTCACGACTGCTGCCATGAAGATGAAGACACCAAAAGGAACTGAGTTCTCTGTACTTGTGCCGAATGAAAAAGGCATGTTGATGGCAATCGAGTCCGGCGTAAAGGAAGTCGCAATCTTTGCGGCTGCCAGTGAGTCTTTTTCTAAGAAAAATATTAACTGCACGATCGATGAAAGCTTTGAGCGTTTTAAGCCCGTAATGGCACTCGCGAAGAAGCATAAGATTAAAGTCCGCGGTTACCTCAGCACGTGCTTTGGTTGCCCTTTTGAAGGGAAAGTTTCTGAAGCCAAAGTGGTGCAGCTTGCAAAACGTCTGCATCAGCTTGGCTGCTACGAGATTTCTATCGGTGACACCATTGGTGTTGCGAATCCGGCGCAAGTACAAAGCGTCTTTAAGAAACTCAAAAAAGCAATTCCCGTGAAAAAGCTCGCAGCGCACTTCCACGATACACGTGGGACCGCTCTTGCGAATATTCTAGAAGCGTATGAGTTGGGCGTGACCGTGTTTGATGCCAGCATGGGTGGCTTGGGTGGATGCCCTTATGCTCCCGGTGCTGCCGGCAACGTATCCACTGAAGATGTGGCATACATGTTCCATGGGATGGGAGTGAAAACCGGTCTTGATATCGAAAAGATGGTGGCCATCTATCCGTGGCTCACAGAGAAAATCCAGCACACGCTTTCCACGAAAGTGGGCAAGGTCGGCTTTTTGAAGCCCCTGGGCAAGGTTCAATAA
- a CDS encoding CAP domain-containing protein yields the protein MKTFVVLAIVWFLYSLTACSSGDAGTTNGELQMGSSATYELTPDCLDYDMDGPSCAAFKATNVQRIANGLPAFSYCKTCTAMAEEQSKDMNDRGYFDHNRPDGETFAQRAARFGLSKGAGENIAWGKLGDEVVVLWMNSPGHRANILNPNFKSMGVGTYNLYTSQVFYVGTDK from the coding sequence ATGAAGACGTTTGTTGTGCTCGCGATAGTATGGTTTTTGTATTCTCTGACTGCCTGTTCTAGTGGTGACGCCGGCACAACCAACGGCGAACTGCAAATGGGCTCCTCAGCCACTTACGAACTCACTCCAGACTGCCTTGATTATGATATGGACGGCCCATCTTGCGCGGCTTTTAAGGCGACAAATGTTCAACGTATCGCAAACGGCCTACCGGCTTTTAGTTACTGCAAGACTTGCACTGCGATGGCCGAAGAACAGAGCAAAGATATGAATGACCGTGGTTACTTTGATCACAATCGCCCTGATGGCGAAACTTTCGCTCAGCGCGCTGCCCGTTTTGGCCTCAGCAAAGGCGCCGGTGAAAACATCGCGTGGGGAAAGCTCGGTGATGAAGTGGTAGTTCTTTGGATGAACAGCCCTGGCCACCGCGCGAATATCCTCAATCCTAATTTCAAATCCATGGGTGTCGGGACTTACAACCTCTACACCTCTCAAGTGTTCTACGTCGGAACTGATAAATAG
- a CDS encoding DUF1328 domain-containing protein, which translates to MLRAAIAFFILAIVAFILGAAGIAGVSMEIGKLLLTVFLVLAVISFIIDLVSRRGSR; encoded by the coding sequence ATGTTACGCGCAGCTATTGCATTTTTCATCTTGGCGATTGTCGCATTCATCCTGGGCGCAGCAGGTATTGCCGGTGTGTCTATGGAGATCGGTAAGCTTCTTTTGACCGTCTTCCTCGTTCTCGCCGTCATTAGCTTCATTATCGACCTCGTCAGCCGCCGCGGAAGTCGTTGA
- a CDS encoding enoyl-CoA hydratase/isomerase family protein, with translation MSFVEVKETAQVAYVKLNRPDIRNAFDPSMIADITKAFTSLSTRADLRAVVLQGEGKVFCAGADLNWMREMVNYTLDQNKEDSLKLFAMFEAIAKCSLPVIGLVQGAAFGGALGLVACCDYVIADPQTQFCFSEVKLGIAPAVISSFINRKAVAGKVRHFMMSGAVFNSQQAADAGLVNEVASSTEFAARLEHALKAYKECGPEAVRETKKLLNDIPNLSWDDQRKRTSQLIAERRVSAEGQEGLKSFLEKRSPSWRNS, from the coding sequence ATGTCTTTTGTTGAAGTCAAAGAAACGGCTCAAGTAGCCTACGTAAAATTGAATCGTCCTGATATCCGTAATGCGTTTGATCCAAGTATGATCGCGGATATCACAAAAGCCTTCACCAGCTTGAGCACTCGCGCGGATCTTCGTGCGGTGGTTTTGCAAGGTGAAGGTAAAGTGTTTTGTGCTGGCGCGGATCTTAACTGGATGCGCGAGATGGTGAACTACACTTTGGATCAAAACAAAGAAGATTCTTTGAAGCTGTTCGCGATGTTTGAAGCGATCGCGAAATGCAGTTTGCCGGTGATCGGTCTTGTTCAAGGGGCGGCTTTCGGCGGTGCTTTGGGTTTAGTGGCGTGTTGTGATTATGTGATTGCTGATCCACAAACTCAATTCTGCTTTAGCGAAGTGAAGCTTGGTATCGCACCTGCGGTGATCAGCTCTTTCATCAATCGTAAAGCGGTGGCAGGCAAAGTTCGTCACTTCATGATGTCGGGTGCCGTGTTTAATTCTCAGCAAGCAGCAGATGCCGGCCTTGTGAATGAAGTGGCTTCAAGCACGGAATTCGCAGCTCGCTTAGAGCACGCGCTAAAGGCCTATAAAGAATGCGGACCTGAAGCGGTTCGCGAGACTAAAAAATTATTGAATGATATTCCAAACCTTTCTTGGGACGACCAACGCAAACGCACGAGCCAGCTGATCGCTGAACGTCGTGTGAGTGCTGAGGGGCAGGAAGGTCTGAAGAGTTTCCTCGAAAAACGCAGTCCTAGTTGGAGAAATAGTTAA
- a CDS encoding fibronectin type III domain-containing protein, with protein MKILVSVLVFVTALTMGVSALAEMNKEGAINMDGLFPPPKSDLSQSERPEKPELVAPAFFAKIGDSSVKLEWKASPNAEAYHVQVATDPNFKWLVKEEEMFKATSLEVTGLEGGKHYFWRVSAERPSNKAGHTHGSFASSMFATSANK; from the coding sequence ATGAAAATTTTAGTTTCAGTTCTCGTTTTCGTGACCGCTTTGACCATGGGTGTGAGTGCCTTGGCAGAAATGAATAAAGAAGGTGCCATCAATATGGACGGCCTTTTCCCACCTCCTAAAAGCGATTTGAGCCAAAGCGAGCGTCCCGAGAAGCCAGAATTAGTAGCTCCAGCATTTTTCGCGAAAATCGGCGATTCTTCAGTAAAATTGGAGTGGAAAGCCTCTCCGAATGCTGAAGCTTATCACGTTCAAGTAGCCACAGATCCTAACTTCAAATGGTTGGTGAAAGAAGAGGAGATGTTCAAAGCCACTTCTTTGGAAGTCACAGGCCTTGAAGGTGGCAAACACTACTTCTGGCGTGTTTCTGCAGAAAGACCTAGCAACAAAGCTGGCCATACACATGGCTCTTTCGCGTCTTCTATGTTCGCAACTAGCGCAAACAAGTAA
- a CDS encoding methyltransferase domain-containing protein: protein MSEVAELPNRFIQIDEEGYVLLGELRTQDPEVGGEVFMEMAFADNGAFISRCGGVPVTVEAFDEPYVAAQVSYEGGKWVLLLPYHVDFEFKLESLSLDEWDRFHGKASNGIPFVMSRKAQATFFGLLEDYDDDSITFGGETYDIPSYFPSDRDVNKSDYWTNIYHEEKNPGWNLGEPAEALKDMLPRLKLPKSRVLVLGCGEGHDAALFAQAGHVVTGVDFSEEAVTRARKNYGDIPGLKFVQADAFKLDPSFQKSFDIVFEHTCYCAIDPSRRQELVKVWKSVLHDQGQLMGVFFTMYKKQGPPYGGSEWELRQRLKDSFQFVFWGRWQKSLPKRQGKELFVYAQKKSLK, encoded by the coding sequence ATGTCAGAAGTTGCGGAGCTTCCCAATCGTTTCATTCAAATCGACGAAGAGGGCTATGTCCTCTTAGGGGAACTCCGAACTCAAGACCCTGAAGTCGGCGGCGAAGTCTTTATGGAAATGGCTTTTGCTGACAACGGGGCTTTCATCAGCCGCTGTGGCGGCGTTCCTGTGACTGTTGAAGCCTTCGATGAGCCCTATGTGGCTGCGCAAGTTTCTTACGAAGGCGGCAAATGGGTGCTTTTACTTCCGTATCATGTCGATTTTGAATTCAAATTAGAATCTCTCAGCCTCGATGAGTGGGATCGCTTCCATGGCAAAGCCAGCAATGGCATTCCGTTCGTGATGTCCCGCAAAGCTCAAGCAACATTCTTCGGATTGCTTGAGGACTACGATGACGACTCCATCACTTTCGGCGGTGAAACCTATGACATTCCGTCTTACTTCCCGTCTGACAGAGATGTGAACAAGTCAGATTATTGGACCAACATTTACCATGAAGAAAAAAATCCTGGCTGGAATTTGGGTGAGCCCGCAGAGGCCCTCAAAGACATGTTGCCACGATTGAAGCTGCCAAAGTCTCGCGTGTTGGTTTTAGGCTGTGGCGAGGGACATGATGCGGCCCTCTTCGCGCAAGCGGGTCATGTCGTCACGGGCGTGGACTTCTCAGAGGAAGCTGTTACCCGCGCAAGGAAAAATTACGGCGACATTCCAGGTTTGAAATTCGTCCAAGCAGACGCTTTCAAACTCGATCCGAGCTTTCAAAAATCTTTTGATATCGTCTTCGAACACACTTGCTACTGCGCGATTGATCCAAGTCGTCGCCAAGAACTTGTGAAGGTTTGGAAAAGCGTGCTCCACGACCAGGGTCAGCTCATGGGTGTCTTCTTCACGATGTATAAAAAGCAAGGTCCACCGTATGGTGGTTCCGAATGGGAACTGCGCCAACGTCTGAAAGATTCCTTCCAGTTCGTATTCTGGGGCCGCTGGCAGAAGTCGCTCCCAAAAAGACAAGGCAAAGAGCTCTTTGTCTATGCTCAAAAGAAGTCGCTGAAATAG
- a CDS encoding ATP-grasp domain-containing protein, translated as MKKFKRIAIANRGEVAVRIIKACEEMGIETVLLHSEADIGTRAFRMATKTVCIGPAETAKSYLNIPANIEGALAGGAEAVHPGFGFLSENADFAEACDKAGIVFIGPSAKAIRALGDKVHCKELAKKAGLPLVPGYEGEQQEISRLMAEAENIGFPVIVKAAAGGGGRGMKLITNMQEAREQIESAQREALSAFGSAKVFIEKYLDRAKHIEFQIFGDSTGKVMHYFDRECSVQRRHQKIIEEATSPSLTDDLRRQMGEAACAIAELGKYKGAGTVEFLLQDGKFYLLEVNTRLQVEHPVTEMVMGVDLVKAQILTAQGEFVFNPQQIRVPHGHSIECRIYAENPYLGGVPSTGKLGKVEWPEGPGRRYEYGFEEGDEITPFYDPMIAKVIVWDENRSRAIQKMIRVLKESVVFGVHTNIPYLIEILSHTEFVNGTMTTRFIETYFKDPIAQPELSEADKKIVEKALQQLRGGGVAHAHHAHAMTVESPWQTFWRGI; from the coding sequence ATGAAGAAGTTTAAACGCATTGCCATCGCCAATCGTGGTGAAGTGGCTGTTCGTATTATCAAAGCCTGTGAAGAGATGGGAATCGAAACAGTTCTCTTGCATTCCGAAGCAGACATCGGCACGCGCGCTTTCCGTATGGCGACAAAGACTGTTTGCATCGGTCCGGCGGAGACTGCCAAAAGTTATTTGAACATTCCTGCCAACATCGAAGGTGCTCTTGCGGGTGGGGCCGAGGCTGTTCATCCGGGCTTTGGTTTCTTATCTGAGAATGCCGATTTCGCCGAGGCTTGTGATAAAGCGGGCATCGTGTTCATCGGTCCATCAGCAAAAGCGATTCGCGCGCTTGGCGATAAAGTTCACTGTAAGGAGCTCGCGAAAAAAGCGGGTCTTCCATTGGTGCCGGGTTACGAAGGCGAGCAACAAGAGATCTCTCGTTTGATGGCAGAGGCAGAAAATATCGGCTTCCCTGTGATCGTGAAAGCAGCGGCCGGCGGCGGCGGCCGCGGTATGAAGCTCATCACGAATATGCAAGAAGCCCGCGAACAGATCGAATCCGCTCAGCGCGAAGCTTTGTCAGCGTTTGGCTCTGCGAAAGTTTTCATTGAAAAATATTTGGACCGCGCTAAGCACATCGAATTCCAAATCTTTGGCGACTCAACTGGTAAAGTCATGCACTACTTCGACCGCGAGTGCTCTGTTCAGCGCCGTCACCAAAAAATTATTGAAGAAGCAACGTCGCCATCCCTCACGGACGACCTTCGTCGTCAAATGGGTGAAGCCGCTTGCGCCATTGCGGAGCTTGGGAAATATAAGGGCGCCGGAACCGTTGAGTTCCTTCTTCAAGACGGCAAGTTCTATCTGCTTGAAGTGAACACGCGTTTGCAAGTAGAGCATCCAGTGACTGAAATGGTGATGGGTGTGGATTTGGTGAAGGCTCAGATCCTGACGGCCCAAGGGGAGTTCGTTTTCAATCCGCAACAAATCCGCGTTCCGCACGGTCACTCGATTGAGTGCCGTATTTACGCCGAGAACCCATATCTTGGTGGTGTTCCGAGTACGGGCAAGCTCGGTAAAGTCGAGTGGCCCGAGGGTCCGGGCCGTCGTTACGAATATGGCTTTGAGGAAGGTGATGAGATCACTCCGTTCTATGACCCGATGATTGCAAAAGTGATTGTTTGGGATGAAAACCGCTCGCGCGCAATCCAAAAAATGATTCGTGTTTTGAAAGAGTCCGTTGTGTTTGGTGTTCACACCAACATTCCGTACTTGATCGAGATCCTCAGTCATACAGAGTTTGTAAATGGAACGATGACGACGCGATTTATTGAAACTTACTTTAAAGATCCAATTGCTCAGCCGGAACTTTCTGAAGCTGACAAGAAGATCGTTGAAAAAGCTCTACAGCAACTTCGTGGCGGTGGAGTAGCTCATGCTCACCACGCTCACGCTATGACTGTTGAATCGCCATGGCAGACTTTCTGGAGAGGTATCTAA
- a CDS encoding acetyl-CoA carboxylase biotin carboxyl carrier protein subunit yields MEIKVRHNGADLKAEAQLIKDTLWVHFNGRTFAVDAQPAGRKRNKAGGGASSDKVMSPMPGKVTKILVNPGQEITKGQAVLVMEAMKMEYTLKAEIAGKIGQIECQIGDQVVLGKLLVKIEAAKA; encoded by the coding sequence ATGGAAATCAAAGTTCGTCATAACGGTGCAGATCTTAAAGCCGAAGCACAGTTGATCAAAGACACTCTCTGGGTTCACTTCAACGGCCGTACATTTGCTGTCGATGCGCAACCAGCAGGTCGTAAACGCAACAAAGCGGGCGGCGGCGCTTCTTCTGATAAAGTCATGTCGCCAATGCCGGGTAAAGTAACCAAAATCTTGGTGAATCCAGGCCAGGAAATCACAAAAGGCCAAGCAGTGCTAGTGATGGAAGCCATGAAAATGGAGTATACTTTAAAAGCGGAGATCGCCGGCAAAATCGGTCAAATCGAGTGTCAGATCGGGGACCAAGTGGTTCTCGGTAAATTGCTTGTGAAAATTGAAGCAGCAAAAGCTTAA
- a CDS encoding cytochrome P450: MESKCPITKLLKQNPIGRLMAFQNDPYGFFDRYLPEDTSKPVELNLGFRRFFFSYDPHHAQHILLDQKQKYDKSSLVLKKIKALSGPKGLIQLQGEEAQRVRQTSATLMNNAGMDRLVEKVDGFIKEIFPVIDRSIEANEPVDLVPHLTRIVLRTAGVFVLNHDLVSESDKLNAAFVDLNRKAGESLRSIAECPFSPSKRRSLNTIHSELDQIAEEVLKDEELSLLKAMTIRGEEKSFIRDQLKAFMFAGYDTTASSLIFSAYLVAAHGSVQNQIALEAARFTKTNYEALKKSVLVQSTYKEALRLYPSAYFLPRETNQDDILGGVKIPKGSQVFLSVRHIQRHPDYFDRPDEFIADRFLNDLKHPFSFLPFGGGSRICIGMALAKLEATLVLQKLCERYEMRPAHSAPPEIEALITAHTKSPLPVFFKRRHL, from the coding sequence ATGGAATCGAAATGCCCAATCACAAAACTACTCAAACAGAACCCCATCGGCCGACTCATGGCCTTTCAGAATGATCCCTACGGATTTTTCGATAGGTACTTGCCAGAGGATACAAGCAAACCCGTCGAATTGAACCTGGGATTCCGACGGTTCTTTTTTTCTTACGATCCTCATCACGCCCAGCACATCTTACTGGATCAAAAACAAAAGTATGACAAAAGTTCTTTGGTCCTAAAGAAAATCAAAGCTCTGTCGGGTCCCAAAGGGCTCATTCAGCTTCAAGGTGAAGAGGCGCAAAGAGTTCGTCAGACAAGTGCCACACTTATGAATAATGCGGGCATGGATCGTCTGGTCGAAAAAGTTGACGGGTTTATCAAGGAAATCTTTCCAGTGATTGATAGATCTATTGAGGCCAACGAACCCGTCGATTTAGTGCCACATCTCACCCGCATTGTTTTACGAACAGCGGGAGTCTTTGTATTAAATCACGATCTAGTTTCTGAATCAGACAAGCTCAATGCTGCGTTCGTTGATTTAAATCGTAAGGCGGGTGAAAGCCTCAGAAGCATTGCTGAATGCCCCTTTTCTCCATCTAAAAGACGTTCATTAAATACAATTCATTCTGAGTTAGATCAAATCGCAGAGGAAGTACTTAAAGATGAAGAACTCTCTCTGTTAAAAGCGATGACGATTCGAGGTGAAGAGAAGTCATTTATTCGTGATCAGTTAAAAGCCTTTATGTTTGCAGGCTATGACACAACGGCGTCTTCTCTGATCTTTTCGGCCTACCTTGTGGCCGCTCATGGCTCCGTTCAGAATCAAATTGCGTTAGAAGCCGCGCGCTTTACCAAGACGAACTATGAAGCTCTTAAGAAGTCCGTCCTCGTCCAATCGACTTATAAAGAAGCGTTGCGACTTTATCCTTCGGCTTATTTTTTACCTCGCGAAACTAATCAAGATGATATCCTTGGTGGCGTAAAAATTCCTAAAGGTTCGCAGGTGTTCTTGAGTGTGCGACATATTCAGCGTCATCCCGACTACTTTGATCGTCCAGACGAGTTTATTGCAGATCGATTCTTAAATGACCTCAAGCATCCATTTTCGTTCCTGCCGTTTGGTGGTGGATCCAGAATCTGTATTGGTATGGCGTTGGCAAAACTTGAGGCGACGCTAGTTCTGCAAAAGCTTTGCGAGCGTTACGAAATGCGACCGGCACACTCGGCGCCTCCGGAAATTGAGGCACTGATTACTGCTCACACGAAATCGCCTCTTCCTGTATTTTTCAAAAGGCGCCATTTATGA